The Triticum aestivum cultivar Chinese Spring chromosome 3A, IWGSC CS RefSeq v2.1, whole genome shotgun sequence genome includes a region encoding these proteins:
- the LOC123058587 gene encoding CBL-interacting protein kinase 30: MAMEKNQDSKVIMGRYKLGRLLGRGTFAKVYKAHNISTGEVVAIKVFDKEAVRRSGTVDQVRREVDVMRRVHHPNVVRLHEVMATRSRIYFVMEYASGGELFARLAESTRFPEPVARRYFQQLITAVEFCHSRGVYHRDLKPENLLLDAHGNLKVSDFGLSALADGASRHRGDALLHTTCGTPAYVAPEVILKRGYDGAKADIWSCGVILFVLLAGRLPFHDTNLVLLYKRIARSDYQCPAWFSIDARKLLARLLDPNPNTRITITKLMARTWSQKDSCPLSDKPLDTSETAVFLCQEAGGHHDDDQPEGATRKRKRSKVTASSPTINLRPSSMNAFDIISRSSVLDLAKMFDAEHKTSEARFSSKETTTVIVSKLGKIAEAGRFSFKLNKEKGRVELEGSQDGRKRALALEAEIFEVAPSVHVVEMRKTGGDSLEFQDFYKQELKPSLGDIVWAWQGGDSPPPTLTTAVPRSNTNS, from the exons ATGGCCATGGAGAAGAACCAAGATTCCAAAGTGATCATGGGCCGGTACAAGCTGGGCCGTCTTCTAGGCCGCGGCACCTTCGCCAAGGTTTACAAGGCCCATAACATCTCCACCGGCGAGGTCGTGGCCATCAAGGTGTTCGACAAGGAAGCCGTGCGCCGGTCCGGCACGGTGGACCAGGTGAGGCGCGAGGTGGACGTGATGAGGCGGGTGCACCACCCAAACGTCGTCCGCCTCCACGAGGTGATGGCCACGCGCTCCAGGATCTACTTCGTCATGGAGTACGCGAGCGGCGGCGAGCTCTTCGCTCGCCTCGCCGAGAGCACGCGCTTCCCGGAGCCGGTCGCTCGCCGCTACTTTCAGCAGCTGATCACGGCCGTCGAGTTCTGCCATAGCCGTGGCGTGTACCACCGTGACCTCAAGCCCGAGAACCTCCTCCTTGACGCGCACGGCAACCTTAAGGTCTCCGACTTCGGGCTCAGCGCGCTCGCGGACGGCGCCTCCCGCCATCGCGGTGACGCCCTCTTGCACACGACGTGCGGCACGCCGGCGTACGTCGCTCCCGAG GTGATCCTGAAGCGTGGCTATGACGGCGCAAAGGCGGACATCTGGTCGTGCGGCGTGATCCTCTTTGTGCTCCTGGCAGGCCGCCTCCCTTTCCACGACACCAACCTCGTGCTCCTGTACAAGCGGATCGCACGGAGCGACTACCAGTGCCCCGCATGGTTCTCCATCGACGCGCGCAAGCTCCTTGCCCGGCTGCTTGACCCGAACCCCAATACCCGGATCACCATCACCAAGCTCATGGCCCGGACCTGGTCCCAGAAAGACTCCTGCCCCCTCAGCGACAAGCCCCTCGACACAAGCGAAACGGCGGTGTTCCTCTGCCAGGAAGCCGGGGGACATCACGACGACGACCAACCGGAGGGTGCCACCCGGAAGAGGAAGAGATCCAAGGTGACCGCGTCGTCGCCAACCATCAACCTGAGGCCATCGAGCATGAACGCCTTCGACATCATCTCGCGGTCGAGCGTGCTGGACCTGGCCAAGATGTTCGACGCGGAGCACAAGACGTCGGAGGCCCGGTTCTCCAGCAAGGAGACCACGACGGTGATCGTGTCCAAGCTGGGGAAGATCGCGGAGGCGGGGAGGTTCAGCTTTAAGCTGAACAAGGAGAAGGGGAGAGTGGAGCTGGAGGGGAGCCAGGACGGCCGGAAAAGGGCGCTGGCCCTGGAGGCGGAGATCTTCGAGGTGGCGCCGTCGGTGCACGTggtggagatgaggaagacgggcgGCGACTCGCTGGAGTTCCAGGACTTCTACAAGCAGGAGCTCAAGCCGTCGCTGGGCGATATCGTGTGGGCGTGGCAGGGAGGTGACTCGCCGCCACCAACGCTCACGACGGCGGTGCCTAGGTCAAACACGAATTCCTGA